Proteins encoded in a region of the Ziziphus jujuba cultivar Dongzao chromosome 3, ASM3175591v1 genome:
- the LOC132803176 gene encoding uncharacterized protein LOC132803176, protein MDTKYMIHKQARLQEILPTLDNGLRPQPKAEVRRDDNLPKEGVVHFGQRGKLIPRYIGPFEIVERIGPVAYRVDLPEELSRVHDVFHISMLRKYISDPSHVLKTLEIELRDDLSYEEQPVQILGREEKRLRNKTIALVKVLWRNQIVEESTW, encoded by the exons ATGGATACAAAGTACATGATACATAAACAGGCCAGACTTCAAGAGATTCTACCAACGTTGGACAACGGTCTTCGTCCACAGCCAAAGGCAGAGGTCAGAAGGGATGACAACTTACCAAAG GAAGGTGTAGTACATTTTGGACAACGAGGGAAGTTAATTCCTCGCTACATTGGACCGTTTGAGATAGTAGAGAGGATAGGTCCAGTGGCTTACAGGGTTGACTTGCCGGAGGAGCTTTCTCGAGTCCATGATGTTTTTCACATCTCCATGCTCCGCAAGTATATCTCAGACCCATCACATGTGTTGAAGACACTGGAGATTGAATTGAGGGATGACTTGTCTTAtgaggagcagccagtacagattttagGAAGGGAAGAGAAAAGGCTTCGCAACAAGACTATAGCTTTGGTGAAGGTTCTTTGGAGAAACCAAATTGTTGAGGAGTCGACTTGGTAG
- the LOC107423430 gene encoding probable glutathione S-transferase: protein MRVRIALAEKGIKYEYKEQDLFHKGSQLLDMNPVHKKIPVLIHHGKPICESLIILQYIDEAWKDSGPPLLPSDPYGRAHARFWADFIDKKMFCVAKKIWCTKGEEREAYKKEFIQIFKVLEGEIGEKQYFGGDTFGFIDISLITFYSWFHAFETFGEFSVEAECPKIIIWAKRCLQKESVSKSLPDHKKILGFVVELRKRFGVE, encoded by the exons ATGAGGGTCAGAATAGCCCTGGCAGAGAAGGGAATAAAGTACGAGTACAAAGAGCAGGATTTATTCCACAAAGGCTCACAGCTTCTGGATATGAACCCCGTTCACAAGAAGATACCGGTTCTGATCCACCATGGCAAACCCATTTGTGAGTCCCTCATCATCTTGCAATATATTGATGAGGCTTGGAAGGATAGTGGACCTCCGTTGTTGCCCTCGGATCCTTATGGGAGAGCTCATGCTAGGTTTTGGGCTGATTTCATTGACAAGAAG atgTTCTGCGTGGCAAAAAAGATATGGTGCACAAAAGGGGAAGAAAGAGAGGCATACAAGAAAGAATTCATACAGATATTTAAGGTATTGGAAGGAGAAATTGGAGAGAAGCAATATTTTGGGGGTGACACATTTGGGTTTATAGATATATCTCTTATCACATTCTATAGTTGGTTCCATGCTTTTGAAACTTTTGGAGAGTTTAGTGTGGAAGCAGAATGCCCTAAGATTATAATATGGGCTAAGAGGTGTCTTCAGAAGGAAAGTGTTTCTAAATCTCTTCCCGATCACAAAAAGATTCTTGGTTTTGTTGTGGAGCTGAGAAAGAGGTTTGGAGTAGAATAG